One Vitis riparia cultivar Riparia Gloire de Montpellier isolate 1030 chromosome 4, EGFV_Vit.rip_1.0, whole genome shotgun sequence genomic window carries:
- the LOC117912620 gene encoding LOW QUALITY PROTEIN: zinc finger CCCH domain-containing protein 44 (The sequence of the model RefSeq protein was modified relative to this genomic sequence to represent the inferred CDS: inserted 1 base in 1 codon; deleted 2 bases in 1 codon), whose amino-acid sequence MEGGAKQQELPVSALYRPHLQQENPSFNSLQQTQALLCFNQCEPAHELDDSQLVGAPTVVAGHAEMDVKQDDPVAESETLTEVKVTDKNAGKRKRGRPPRGQAKPPPPKKKKDEEDVCFICFDGGDLVLCDRRGCPKAYHAACIKRDESFFRSRAKWNCGWHICSNCEKAAYYMCYTCTYSLCKGCIKDADILCVRGNKGFCTTCMRTVLLVEDNERGNKEMAQVDFDDKSSWEYLFKVYWIYLKGKLSLTLEELTRAKNPWKGAGLMARKGNXSDELYDANDDKGSSSDGSSGHQEANTSKRRKTKKQPKFLNKDNSLNVGRSDDSKRTCLPEGTEWASKELLELVGHMKNGDTSVLSQFDVQALLLEYIKRNNLRDPRRKSQIICDARLRNLFGKARVGHFEMLKLLESHFLIKEHSRADDIMRGGVVDTLASQVDADENNDYQLTMIKDKKRKTRKKGDERGPQTNLDEYAAIDVHNINLIYLRRILMENLIEDVETFQAKVVGSIVRIRISGSDQKQDMYRLVQVVGTSKVDVPYKIGKRTADVMLEILNLNKKEIISIDSISNQEFSEDECRRLRQSIKCGLVNRLTVGEIQEKAMALQAVRVNDWLETEILRLNHLRDRASEKGHRKELRECVEKLQLLNTPEERQRRFRETPEVHADPNMDPSYMSDEDAGESDDKKQDVLPRFSGLSKKGREPFSPRRGGDIPNDMGSRALKNFVTANERGRNKCTTFLPEKEEGAAKAHERENESSQNQGGDAYGSNCWEKPRNQVDPTGSVTGGCTNQAVVRSGLSSGVASETSTTTLSTGTVLSANNENDKIWHYQDPAGKIQGPFCMVQLRKWSANGYFPPHLRIWRMNEKQDDSILLTDAMNPQYHKEPPLQNNSLLQSQQVRVVSKDRENNWDGGLNGSMNATWIGNKLNEGPGNSNDATISNGNNELVKRDGWGSCSSSWSTPADIMNSKEVEIGSFSQGWDSLKGNSSWSDQPQVYFTFLVHIFWEVIWNWVASRKRRSWCERWDPDQNHGNLNSHRTAVVQVNSGHSGQSPKENCRPLSIISSSSGWDSNFDVVSVAKLSKTLEQDHDINFPNLPSPTPKPSDGDWKGQAAESKQSVSSDVPVQDSGPSWSTASSLVGGGTKLPEVASDWGGYSSPTPMKPSVEEWDSTLASVSSLKPTEVASDHAATPTSESVQLTHSSPPYPTPNASSWQPIDTGPTEFSSVTEASVSDLLAEVEAMESLDGLPSPTSVMKCSGELTQGSKNDCFNSVEGLSPTPDPAKNDALSSTGDFQLTSQSTMSAEPCGASHTDVLDPDKKSVGHSSSNDKVEVEKKPSDGSVNQWEAGSDIQPPAPSADVSVNQWEAGSDVQPPAPSMASWNVAATDNDGRAVSETTDTGWRAVQGNSNLEWGGPTQGNIEVGWESSQGMAQGNANVNWGTSTGNLAVWGGQSKYSGGRFSGPRDRVFQVGDSGFDRGRTSLNRQSTFGGAGGGGFSSRNPPKGQRVCKFFESGHCKKGASCDYLHP is encoded by the exons ATGGAAGGAGGAGCAAAGCAACAGGAGCTACCAGTTTCGGCTCTCTACAGACCTCACCTGCAACAGGAGAACCCTAGCTTCAACAGTTTACAACAGACGCAAGCGCTTTTGTGCTTCAACCAATGCGAACCAGCTCATGAATTGGACGATTCTCAGCTCGTTGGAGCGCCGACGGTTGTCGCTGGTCATGCTGAAATGGATGTGAAACAAGATGATCCTGTGGCGGAGTCGGAGACGCTGACGGAGGTGAAAGTTACGGATAAGAACGCCGGGAAGCGAAAGCGAGGTCGGCCGCCCAGGGGTCAGGCGAAACCGCCGCCgcctaagaagaagaaggacGAGGAGGACGTCTGTTTCATATGCTTCGATGGCGGTGATCTCGTGCTCTGTGACCGCCG AGGCTGCCCTAAGGCATACCATGCGGCTTGTATTAAGCGGGACGAGTCATTCTTTCGATCAAGGGCGAAATGGAATTGTG GTTGGCATATATGTAGCAACTGTGAGAAGGCTGCCTACTATATGTGCTATACTTGTACATATTCCTTGTGCAAGGGATGCATTAAAGATGCTGATATATTGTGTGTAAGAGGGAACAAGGGATTTTGCACGACATGCATGAGAACTGTTTTGCTGGTTGAAGATAATGAGCGAGGGAACAAGGAAATG GCTCAAGTAGATTTTGATGACAAAAGTAGCTGGGAGTATCTTTTCAAGGTGTACTGGATTTACTTGAAAGGGAAGCTATCTTTGACTTTAGAGGAGCTCACTCGTGCTAAAAATCCCTGGAAGGGAGCTGGTCTTATGGCTCGTAAAGGGA CTTCAGATGAACTTTATGATGCTAATGATGACAAGGGTTCTAGTTCAGACGGCTCTTCCGGACATCAGGAAGCAAATACTTCTAAAAGAAGGAAAACCAAGAAACAGCCAAAGTTCCTCAACAAGGACAACTCTCTAAATGTGGGAAGATCAGATGATTCCAAGAGGACATGTTTGCCTGAAGGCACAGAATGGGCATCAAAAGAGCTCTTGGAGTTGGTTGGGCACATGAAAAATGGTGATACATCTGTTCTATCTCAGTTTGATGTCCAGGCTCTTTTGCTGGAGTACATAAAGAGAAACAACCTTCGTGATCCTCGCCGGAAAAGTCAAATCATTTGTGACGCGAGGCTTAGAAACCTATTTGGGAAAGCACGTGTGGGTCATTTTGAAATGCTAAAGCTTCTcgaatctcattttcttataaaagaGCATTCTCGGGCAGATGATATCATGCGTGGGGGTGTTGTTGATACTCTAGCTAGCCAGGTTGATGCTGATGAAAACAATGACTACCAACTAACGATGATTAAAGATAAGAAACGTAAAACACGTAAAAAGGGTGATGAGAGAGGACCACAGACTAATCTAGATGAATATGCAGCCATTGATGTTCACAACATTAACTTGATTTACTTGCGGCGTATTTTGATGGAAAATCTAATTGAAGATGTTGAGACATTTCAAGCCAAGGTTGTTGGTTCAATTGTACGAATAAGAATTTCTGGTAGCGATCAAAAGCAAGATATGTATAGGCTTGTCCAAGTTGTag GTACAAGCAAGGTGGATGTACCATACAAAATTGGAAAAAGGACAGCAGATGTCATGCttgagatattaaatttgaacaaGAAAGAGATCATAtcaattgattcaatttcaaaCCAGGAGTTCTCTGAG GATGAATGCAGACGCTTGCGCCAGAGCATAAAGTGTGGACTTGTTAACCGGTTGACTGTT GGTGAGATTCAGGAGAAAGCAATGGCACTTCAGGCAGTTAGAGTGAATGAT TGGCTTGAAACGGAGATATTGCGGCTTAATCATCTACGTGATCGAGCGAGTGAAAAGGGGCACAGAAAGGA GCTTAGAGAATGTGTAGAGAAATTACAACTTCTGAACACACCTGAGGAACGTCAGCGAAGGTTTCGTGAAACTCCAGAAGTACATGCTGATCCAAATATGGATCCAAGTTATATGTCTGATGAAGATGCTGGAGAATCAGACGATAAGAAACAAG ATGTTTTACCTAGATTTTCTGGCCTTAGTAAAAAGGGAAGAGAGCCATTCTCTCCAAGAAGAGGAGGTGATATTCCAAATGATATGGGGAGCAGGGCACTTAAAAATTTCGTCACTGCTAATGAAAGAGGCAGAAACAAGTGTACAACATTTCTCCCTGAGAAAGAAGAAGGTGCTGCTAAGGCTCATGAGAGAGAGAATGAATCCTCACAGAATCAGGGAGGAGATGCATATGGGTCCAACTGTTGGGAGAAACCAAGAAACCAGGTTGATCCTACTGGTTCAGTAACTGGTGGTTGTACTAATCAAGCTGTGGTGAGATCTGGATTGTCTTCTGGGGTTGCATCAGAAACTTCCACCACCACTCTTTCTACAGGGACAGTACTATCTGCTAATAATGAGAATGACAAAATATGGCACTACCAGGATCCAGCGGGGAAAATTCAAGGACCATTTTGCATGGTGCAGCTGCGGAAGTGGAGTGCAAATGGATACTTCCCACCTCATCTGAGAATATGGAGGATGAATGAAAAGCAAGACGACTCTATACTTTTGACTGATGCAATGAATCCGCAGTACCATAAAGAGCCACCTCTGCAGAATAACAGCCTTTTACAGTCTCAGCAAGTTAGAGTTGTCTCAAAGGATAGAGAAAATAACTGGGATGGTGGGTTGAATGGTAGTATGAATGCTACTTGGATAGGGAATAAACTAAATGAGGGGCCCGGTAATTCAAATGATGCAACCATTTCTAATGGTAACAATGAACTTGTGAAGAGAGATGGGTGGGGTTCCTGTTCTTCTAGTTGGAGTACACCTGCAGATATCATGAATTCCAAGGAGGtagaaattggaagtttttctCAGGGTTGGGACTCATTGAAAGGCAACAGTTCTTGGTCTGATCAGCCCCAGGTCTAT TTCACTTTCCTCGTCCACATTTTCTGGGAAGTCATTTGGAACTGGGTTGCATCAAGGAAGAGAAGGTCATGGTGTGAAAGATGGGACCCTGATCAGAATCATGGAAACTTGAATTCACACAGAACAGCAGTTGTTCAAGTTAACAGTGGACATTCAGGTCAATCTCCCAAAGAAAACTGCAGACCTCTGTCCATAATCAGTTCTTCGAGTGGCTGGGATTCCAATTTTGATGTTGTATCTGTGGCTAAATTATCTAAAACATTGGAGCAGGATCATGACATAAACTTCCCAAATCTACCCAGTCCCACACCAAAGCCAAGTGATGGGGACTGGAAAGGTCAGGCTGCTGAAAGCAAACAGTCCGTATCATCAGATGTTCCTGTTCAAGATTCAGGTCCTAGCTGGAGCACTGCTTCCAGTCTAGTGGGCGGTGGCACAAAACTTCCTGAAGTAGCTAGTGATTGGGGAGGATATTCTTCCCCTACTCCAATGAAACCATCTGTTGAGGAATGGGACTCCACTCTAGCATCTGTTTCTTCACTGAAACCGACTGAAGTAGCCTCTGATCATGCTGCTACTCCTACTTCAGAAAGTGTCCAGCTGACTCATTCTTCTCCACCCTATCCAACACCTAATGCATCTAGTTGGCAGCCAATTGATACTGGGCCCACTGAGTTTAGCTCTGTAACTGAGGCATCAGTTTCAGATCTCTTGGCTGAAGTTGAAGCAATGGAGTCCCTTGATGGCCTGCCTTCCCCTACTTCAGTTATGAAATGCAGTGGGGAATTGACCCAGGGTtctaaaaatgattgttttaattCTGTTGAGGGATTGAGCCCAACACCTGATCCAGCGAAAAATGATGCTTTGAGCTCCACTGGCGATTTCCAATTAACTTCTCAATCGACTATGAGTGCTGAACCTTGTGGGGCATCTCATACTGATGTTCTTGATCCTGATAAGAAGTCTGTGGGGCATTCCTCTTCTAATGATAAGGTGGAGGTGGAAAAGAAGCCCAGTGATGGTTCTGTCAACCAATGGGAGGCAGGTTCAGATATCCAGCCTCCTGCACCATCCGCTGACGTTTCAGTTAACCAATGGGAAGCTGGTTCAGATGTCCAGCCTCCTGCGCCATCCATGGCAAGTTGGAACGTGGCTGCCACGGATAATGATGGGAGAGCAGTGTCAGAAACTACAGATACTGGTTGGAGAGCAGTGCAGGGGAATTCAAATTTGGAGTGGGGAGGACCAACTCAAGGGAATATAGAAGTGGGTTGGGAAAGCAGTCAGGGAATGGCACAAGGAAATGCAAACGTGAATTGGGGCACTTCCACTGGGAACCTCGCTGTGTGGGGAGGACAATCTAAATACAGTGGGGGGAGATTTTCTGGTCCCAGAGACCGGGTTTTTCAGGTTGGGGATTCAGGTTTTGATAGGGGTAGAACTTCATTGAACAGGCAGTCAACATTTGGTGGAGCCGGAGGTGGAGGATTTTCTTCCAGGAATCCTCCCAAAGGGCAGCGAGTCTGTAAATTTTTCGAGAGCGGGCACTGCAAGAAGGGAGCATCATGTGATTATCTGCATCCATGA